Genomic window (Ureibacillus composti):
ATTTGGTCATGAACATCCATAATACAAGGAGACATAAACTTCCCAACTGTTAAGCTATGCTCCCTTGCAATCGAATCAAGAAATGCGAGTGTGGAGCCTTTACCATTTGTCCCAGCAATATGAACAACATTTAGATTTTTATGTGGGTGGTCTAGTAATTGTAATGCATGATACATGCTAGCTAATCCAGGTTTAATAGAGTCATCGCTTCTCATTTCCCAACGAGACTTATATTCATCAAACTTCGGTATCATTTTATTTGCCCCCTCTTTGTAATAGGAACTTCCGCACATCTGCAATAAAATAAAGTGATCCTGTAATGACTAGAAGTTCATTTTCTTTTATTTGCAAAATTTCATCTTCAAGTAAATAGCGCCAATCTTTCTCATAACGTACATTTTGGTGCTGTGACTTAGATGCCAATATTTCAGCTTTTTCTGCTCGTGGTAATGGAATTTCAGTAAAGCTCATAGATAAGGCCTCTTGATCCATCATTTGAATACTTTTTTGATGATCTTTATCTTTTAGAGCAGCATAGACAAATTTATATTGATGATTTGGATAATTACGTTTTAATGTTTCAATTAAAGCTGCTGTACCTTCAGAATTATGTGCACCATCGATAATAATTTGTTTACCAAAATGTTCAAAACGCCCTTCCCACTTTGCTTTTAAAAGACCTTGGCAAATGCTTTGATCATCAATGTCGGGGAGAAAAAGCTTTGCAGCAGTAATTGCTAATGCAGCATTGTTCATTTGATGCACGCCCTCCATTATCACTGGAACATATTCAGTGATATGACCAAATGCAACATAGTCAAAAGTTTGTGGATTTGTATGATGCACTACATTACTAATAAGTATTTCTTGTCCCAAAGCATAACATTTCGCGTTACATTCGTCTGCTTTTTCTCGTATAACCCGAAGTGCTTGAGCCTGCTTCACCCCTACAACAACAGGTTTATTTTCTTTAATAATTCCTGCTTTTTCAAAGGCTATTTTTTCATAGGTGTCTCCTAATAGATCGGTATGTTCTAATGAGATAGTCGTAATAACAGAAACCTCAGGCGTGATCACATTAGTCGAATCTAATCTCCCCCCGATTCCTGTTTCAATTAAAGCAACATCAACCTTTTCATTGGCAAAGTGCAGAAAAGCCAATATAGTCATGATTTCAAAGAAACTTGGAACCTTACCATCTAATTTTGTTTCTATTAAATTCAAAACTAGATTCGTATATTTTAGGAACTGTTCATCCGAAATTTGAACTTTATTGATCGTAATACGTTCATTTACACGTTCAAGGTGAGGAGAGATAAAAGCACCTACAGCAATACCTTGTTCCATTAATATTTCACGTGTTGCATTTAAGGTAGACCCTTTACCGTTTGAACCAGCAAAATGAATAAATTTCACTTTTTCATGGGGGTTTCCTAAGTTTTCTAAAAGTATACGGACAGCTTCTAATGGCTCTCCTTTATATGTACTAGCTTTCAATGAAAAAATAAATTCTGTACATTCATCTATTGAATGAAACATGTCATTCACTCCTGTAATTTTGGCAATGCCAAACAAAATTTGATCTAAATTCAATAGAAAAAATGCCCTAGTATAACTAGGACATCTTTATAATATTACATATTTTTTAATTCTGCTAAACGTTTTTCAACTGTCTCATACTTTTCTTGGTAATCAGCAAGTTTCTCACGTTCTTTAGCAACTAATGCTTCAGGTGCCTTCGATACAAATTTTTCGTTTGATAGTTTACCTGATACTAGTTTTACTTCTTTTTCCCACTTCTCAAGTTCTTTTTCAAGACGAGCAACTTCCTCTTCTAGATTTATTAATCCTGCAAGTGGTAAGAATAGCTCCGCTCCAGTTACTACCGCAGTCATTGATTGACTAGGTGCTTCAAGGTTTTCACCAATTGTTAAAACCTCTGGATTACAGAATTTCTCAATGTAGGCTTTGTTCGCTTCAAGAACTTTTACAGTTTCTTGGTCCTTTGCTGCGATAAATAACGGTACTTTTTTACTCATAGGTGTATTTACTTCTGCACGGATGTTACGAACAGAACGAATAATATCCATTAGCAATTTCATGCTTGTTGATTCTTCAGCAAAATTAAATTCTTCTTTAACTGTTGGCCATGCAGCAACTGTAATTGACTCACCTTCATGTGGTAGGTGTTGCCAAATTTCCTCAGTTATAAATGGCATTAATGGGTGTAGTAAGCGCATTGTTTGATCTAATACATAGGCTAATACTGAACGAGTAGTTTTCTTCGCCGCTTCATCTTCACCGTAAAGTGGAAGTTTTGCCATCTCAATATACCAAGAACAGAAATCATCCCAAATAAAGTTATAAAGTTCACGCCCAACTTCACCGAATTCATATTTATCCGAAAGCGTTGTAACACGTTCAATTGTTTCATTTAAACGAGTTAAAATCCACTTGTCAGCAACATTTAAATTGCCTGTTAAATCGATTTCCCCAAATGTTAAGCCTTCCATGTTCATTAATGCGAATCGTGACGCATTCCAAATTTTATTGGCAAAGTTCCAAATTGATTCTACTTTTTCTGTTGTATAACGTAAATCTTGACCTGGAGATGAACCAGTTGCTAAGAAGTAACGTAATGAGTCTGCACCATACTGGTCAATTACATCCATTGGGTCAACACCATTACCAAGGGATTTACTCATTTTGCGTCCTTCACCATCACGTACTAAACCATGAATTAATACATCTTTAAATGGTCGAACGCCTGTAAATTCTTTACCTTGGAAAATCATACGAGATACCCAGAAGAATATAATATCGTATCCAGTTACTAACGTATTTGTTGGATAATAGCGTTTGTACTCTTCATTTTCAGTATCTGGCCAGCCCATTGTTGAGAATGGCCATAATGCAGATGAGAACCAAGTATCTAATACATCTTCATCTTGTGTCCAATTCTCAGGGTCTTTTGGAGCTTCTTTACCAACATAAATTTCACCTGTTTGATTATGATACCAAGCCGGAATTTGATGCCCCCACCATAATTGACGTGAAATACACCAATCATGGATGTTTTCCATCCAACGGTTGTAAGTATTTTCAAATCGGTTTGGTACAAAGTTTACTTTTTCAGATTCGCTTTTTTGAATTTCTAAAGCTTGCTCTGCAAGAGGTCCCATTTTAACAAACCATTGTGCAGAAAGGTATGGTTCCACAACTGCACCGGAACGCTCTGAGTGTCCTACTTGATGTGTATGTGGTTCAATTTCAACAAGTACACCTGCTTCTTTTAAGTCAGCAACAATTTGCTTACGGCATTCAAAACGATCCATGTTTGCATATTTGCCTGCTAAATCATTCATCGTTCCATCTTCATTCATGACAAGTATACGTTCTAAGTTATGACGATTACCAACTTCAAAGTCGTTCGGGTCATGTGCAGGAGTCATTTTTACAACGCCAGTTCCAAATTCCATATCAACATAAGTGTCACCAACGATTGGAATTTCTCGGCCTACGATTGGAAGAATAACTGTTTTACCAATTAAATGTTTATAACGCTCATCTTCTGGATGCACAGCAACTCCTGAATCCCCAAGCATTGTCTCTGGTCGAGTTGTTGCAACTCGTAATTTACCTGAACCGTCAGCTAATGGGTATTCCATATGATAGAATGCTCCCTCTACCTCTTTATGAATTACTTCGATATCAGAAAGGGCAGTTTTTGCTGCAGGATCCCAGTTAATAATGCGTTCACCACGATAGATTAATCCTTTTTCGTATAACTTAACAAACACTTCTTTAACCGCGTCTGATAAGCCCTCATCCAAAGTAAAACGTTCACGAGTATAATCTAGAGCTAAACCAAGCTTTGCCCATTGTTCACGGATGTGGCCTGCATACTCTTCTTTCCATTCCCAAGTTTTTTCAAGGAATTTTTCGCGACCTAAATCATATCTTGTAACACCATCTTCACGAAGTTTTGCTTCTACTTTCGCTTGTGTTGCAATACCTGCGTGGTCCATACCAGGTAACCAAAGTGCATCGTAGCCTTGCATTCGTTTCATACGAATTAGAATATCTTGTAGTGTTGTATCCCATGCGTGACCTAAATGTAGTTTTCCCGTTACGTTTGGCGGTGGAATGACGATTGAGTATGGTTGTTTACCGCTTTGGGGTTGTGCTTCAAAATACTTACCTTTTAACCACCAATCATAGCGGCCTGCTTCAATGCTCCCCGGTTCATATTTTGTAGGCATTGAATTGTTTAGTTCTTCTGTCAACTTATGTTCCTCCCTTTATTTTTAAGCAATATCTTTCGCTAGCAAAAGAATTGTATAGGTAGCAGCAAATGAGTAAGACGCTTTCATTTTAGACATCGTACTACGTATTTAACTAAATAAAATAAAAAAACTCCTTTCGCCTATAAAAGGACGAAGGAGTTAGATTAATCT
Coding sequences:
- a CDS encoding folylpolyglutamate synthase/dihydrofolate synthase family protein, giving the protein MFHSIDECTEFIFSLKASTYKGEPLEAVRILLENLGNPHEKVKFIHFAGSNGKGSTLNATREILMEQGIAVGAFISPHLERVNERITINKVQISDEQFLKYTNLVLNLIETKLDGKVPSFFEIMTILAFLHFANEKVDVALIETGIGGRLDSTNVITPEVSVITTISLEHTDLLGDTYEKIAFEKAGIIKENKPVVVGVKQAQALRVIREKADECNAKCYALGQEILISNVVHHTNPQTFDYVAFGHITEYVPVIMEGVHQMNNAALAITAAKLFLPDIDDQSICQGLLKAKWEGRFEHFGKQIIIDGAHNSEGTAALIETLKRNYPNHQYKFVYAALKDKDHQKSIQMMDQEALSMSFTEIPLPRAEKAEILASKSQHQNVRYEKDWRYLLEDEILQIKENELLVITGSLYFIADVRKFLLQRGGK
- a CDS encoding valine--tRNA ligase, giving the protein MTEELNNSMPTKYEPGSIEAGRYDWWLKGKYFEAQPQSGKQPYSIVIPPPNVTGKLHLGHAWDTTLQDILIRMKRMQGYDALWLPGMDHAGIATQAKVEAKLREDGVTRYDLGREKFLEKTWEWKEEYAGHIREQWAKLGLALDYTRERFTLDEGLSDAVKEVFVKLYEKGLIYRGERIINWDPAAKTALSDIEVIHKEVEGAFYHMEYPLADGSGKLRVATTRPETMLGDSGVAVHPEDERYKHLIGKTVILPIVGREIPIVGDTYVDMEFGTGVVKMTPAHDPNDFEVGNRHNLERILVMNEDGTMNDLAGKYANMDRFECRKQIVADLKEAGVLVEIEPHTHQVGHSERSGAVVEPYLSAQWFVKMGPLAEQALEIQKSESEKVNFVPNRFENTYNRWMENIHDWCISRQLWWGHQIPAWYHNQTGEIYVGKEAPKDPENWTQDEDVLDTWFSSALWPFSTMGWPDTENEEYKRYYPTNTLVTGYDIIFFWVSRMIFQGKEFTGVRPFKDVLIHGLVRDGEGRKMSKSLGNGVDPMDVIDQYGADSLRYFLATGSSPGQDLRYTTEKVESIWNFANKIWNASRFALMNMEGLTFGEIDLTGNLNVADKWILTRLNETIERVTTLSDKYEFGEVGRELYNFIWDDFCSWYIEMAKLPLYGEDEAAKKTTRSVLAYVLDQTMRLLHPLMPFITEEIWQHLPHEGESITVAAWPTVKEEFNFAEESTSMKLLMDIIRSVRNIRAEVNTPMSKKVPLFIAAKDQETVKVLEANKAYIEKFCNPEVLTIGENLEAPSQSMTAVVTGAELFLPLAGLINLEEEVARLEKELEKWEKEVKLVSGKLSNEKFVSKAPEALVAKEREKLADYQEKYETVEKRLAELKNM